From the Phoenix dactylifera cultivar Barhee BC4 chromosome 10, palm_55x_up_171113_PBpolish2nd_filt_p, whole genome shotgun sequence genome, one window contains:
- the LOC113462471 gene encoding succinate dehydrogenase subunit 5, mitochondrial-like: protein MAMNWDEIPECTANETNKALSKASDDKAGQEALANVFCAAEASVEFGGVLVTLRMAPDDLNGLSVENVGSLPDYIGDAIRAAYKCYMAYLDSFGPGEAYLREKVERKLGTKMTHLKMRYSGMGSKWGKVTLLGTSGLSVSYVDLRS, encoded by the exons ATGGCTATGAACTGGGATGAAATCCCAGAGTGTACTGCAAATGAGACAAACAAGGCACTCTCTAAAGCTTCTGATGATAAGGCTGGCCAAGAGGCTCTGGCAAATGTCTTTTGTGCAGCTGAGGCTTCCGTGGAGTTTGGTGGTGTTCTAGTTACCCTCAGAATGGCTCCTGATGATCTAAATGGATTAAGTGTTGAG AATGTGGGAAGCCTACCAGATTATATAGGAGATGCCATAAGAGCCGCATATAAATGCTACATGGCATATCTGGATTCTTTTGGCCCTGGTGAGGCTTATTTGCGggaaaaagttgaaagaaagctGGGAACAAAAATGACACACTTGAAGATGAGATATAGTGGCATGGGTTCTAAGTGGGGAAAG GTTACACTTCTTGGCACTTCTGGGCTTTCTGTGTCCTATGTGGATCTTAGATCATGA